A genomic window from Arthrobacter globiformis includes:
- a CDS encoding SRPBCC family protein, translating into MTVISSTKNPEALSFILVAEFDADVKRVWQIWEDPRQLERWWGPPTWPATFSQYEFTPGGEASYYMTGPEGEKAGGWWRITDIQAPNRLEFDDGFADDNGAPVEAMGTAHATVTLEDIGGRTRMTVQSVFESEEQMNKMMEMGMEDGMKEAAGQIDALLAEHSRA; encoded by the coding sequence ATGACGGTTATCAGTTCCACCAAGAATCCCGAGGCGCTCAGCTTCATCCTCGTGGCAGAGTTCGACGCCGACGTGAAGCGCGTCTGGCAGATCTGGGAAGACCCGCGGCAGCTCGAGCGCTGGTGGGGTCCGCCAACCTGGCCGGCAACGTTCAGCCAGTACGAATTCACCCCCGGCGGAGAGGCTTCCTATTACATGACCGGCCCGGAGGGCGAGAAGGCTGGCGGCTGGTGGCGCATCACCGACATTCAGGCGCCGAACCGCCTCGAGTTCGACGACGGCTTCGCTGACGATAACGGCGCCCCGGTCGAGGCCATGGGCACCGCGCACGCCACCGTCACGCTGGAGGACATCGGCGGCCGCACCCGGATGACCGTCCAGTCCGTCTTCGAATCCGAGGAGCAGATGAACAAGATGATGGAGATGGGCATGGAGGACGGCATGAAGGAGGCCGCCGGACAGATCGACGCCCTTTTGGCCGAGCACTCCCGCGCGTAG
- a CDS encoding ArsR/SmtB family transcription factor, with translation MVVDQFSDAELDRLFQAFADTTRRDIMRRVAVGEYSVTGLAALYAMSFAAVQKHVAVLERASLVTKEKRGREQIVRGNHEGLEKARRLLDEYEAIWRQRVARMADILAEE, from the coding sequence ATGGTTGTAGATCAGTTTAGCGATGCCGAACTCGACCGCCTCTTCCAGGCGTTCGCGGACACCACCCGGCGGGACATCATGCGCCGGGTGGCGGTGGGCGAGTACTCGGTGACCGGCCTGGCGGCTCTCTACGCCATGAGTTTTGCCGCCGTTCAGAAGCACGTGGCGGTGTTGGAGCGCGCCTCCCTGGTCACCAAGGAGAAGCGCGGAAGGGAGCAGATCGTGCGGGGCAACCATGAAGGCCTGGAGAAAGCCCGCCGGCTGCTTGACGAGTACGAGGCGATCTGGCGGCAGCGCGTCGCCCGGATGGCAGACATCCTCGCTGAAGAATAG
- a CDS encoding FAD-dependent oxidoreductase, with protein MTLPTDATTPSPGGEGVPAESPDTLTCDTLTCDVLVVGSGAGGLAAAVTAAYHGLKVVVVEKADVCGGATAWSGGWAWAPGNPLARAAGISEDKETFRTYLRGVLGADYQADRVDAFLEAVPHMVGFFHQKTSLQFVPGARINDIYGGLPGAGTGHRSVGPKPMNARRIRPEVRAKLRHQLYETSFLGMGIMAGPDLAKFLSASRGNPRGLLHAGWRFGLHILDLLAHRRNMQLVNGTALTGRLLQSADRFGVDIRVSTPARRLLTDGSGKVTGAVVGTPEGELRINAARGVVLAAGGFPQDVERRKGLFPHTPTGHEHWTLAPAEASGDGISLGQQVGARFRTDVTSAAAWCPVSLVPYRSGRTGTFPHIMDRAKPGSIGVLRNGKRFVNEANGYYDYVTAMLEATPQGEQAEAWQIADSRFVRRFPLGMAKPLPVPLFPYLRSGYLKKGRTLEELAERCGIDHAGLKETVERFNRHSAAGADPDFGRGSTPFNRYGGDPSVKPNPSLGPIEKGPFYAVRVVPGSFGTFAGLDVDGRSRALDNAGRAIPGLYVAGNDQASVMGGHYPAGGINLGPALAFGYVAGRDLAGAVEYEDDGTMPADSGAGVGAA; from the coding sequence ATGACTTTACCGACTGATGCGACAACACCTTCCCCGGGCGGAGAAGGTGTGCCGGCCGAAAGCCCCGACACCCTGACCTGCGACACTCTGACCTGTGATGTCCTAGTGGTGGGCTCCGGTGCGGGCGGCCTGGCCGCCGCCGTGACGGCCGCGTACCACGGGCTGAAGGTTGTGGTGGTGGAAAAGGCGGACGTGTGCGGGGGCGCCACAGCATGGTCTGGCGGCTGGGCCTGGGCGCCCGGCAATCCGCTGGCCAGGGCAGCCGGCATCAGCGAGGACAAGGAGACCTTCCGCACCTACCTGCGCGGTGTCCTGGGGGCCGACTACCAGGCCGACCGGGTTGACGCGTTCCTGGAGGCGGTCCCGCACATGGTGGGCTTCTTCCACCAGAAGACGTCGCTGCAGTTTGTCCCCGGCGCCAGGATCAACGACATCTACGGCGGGCTCCCCGGCGCCGGGACGGGGCACCGCTCAGTGGGTCCCAAGCCGATGAACGCCCGGCGGATCCGTCCGGAGGTGCGCGCCAAGCTCCGGCACCAGCTGTATGAAACCTCGTTCCTGGGAATGGGCATCATGGCCGGACCTGACCTGGCCAAATTCCTGTCCGCGTCCCGGGGCAATCCCCGCGGGCTCCTCCATGCCGGCTGGCGCTTCGGCCTGCACATCCTGGACCTGCTGGCGCACCGGCGCAACATGCAGCTGGTCAACGGCACCGCCCTCACCGGCCGGCTGCTGCAGTCCGCAGACCGCTTCGGCGTGGACATCCGCGTCTCCACACCGGCCCGCCGCCTGCTGACCGACGGCAGCGGCAAGGTGACGGGCGCCGTCGTCGGAACGCCCGAAGGGGAGCTGCGGATCAACGCCGCACGCGGCGTGGTCCTGGCCGCCGGAGGCTTCCCGCAGGACGTGGAGCGCCGGAAGGGGCTGTTCCCGCACACGCCCACCGGGCACGAACACTGGACACTGGCGCCTGCCGAGGCCAGCGGTGACGGTATCAGCCTGGGCCAGCAGGTGGGTGCCCGCTTCCGGACCGACGTGACATCCGCGGCCGCATGGTGCCCGGTGTCGCTGGTGCCGTACCGCAGCGGCCGGACCGGCACGTTCCCGCACATCATGGACCGCGCCAAGCCCGGCAGCATCGGCGTCCTCCGCAATGGGAAGCGGTTCGTCAACGAAGCCAACGGGTACTACGACTACGTGACAGCAATGCTGGAGGCCACGCCGCAGGGGGAGCAGGCGGAGGCCTGGCAGATTGCCGATTCCCGCTTTGTGCGCCGCTTCCCGCTGGGCATGGCCAAGCCGCTTCCCGTGCCGCTCTTTCCCTACCTGCGTTCCGGCTACCTGAAGAAGGGCCGCACCCTCGAGGAACTCGCGGAGCGGTGCGGCATCGACCACGCCGGGCTGAAGGAGACCGTGGAGCGCTTCAACCGCCATTCGGCCGCCGGCGCGGACCCGGACTTCGGCCGCGGCTCCACGCCCTTCAACCGGTATGGCGGAGACCCGTCTGTAAAGCCGAATCCGTCGCTGGGCCCCATCGAGAAGGGCCCGTTCTACGCCGTGCGCGTGGTGCCGGGCAGCTTTGGCACGTTCGCGGGACTGGATGTGGACGGCCGCTCCCGGGCCCTGGACAACGCCGGCCGGGCCATCCCGGGGCTGTACGTCGCCGGCAATGACCAGGCCAGCGTGATGGGCGGGCACTACCCGGCGGGCGGCATCAACCTCGGCCCGGCGCTGGCGTTCGGGTATGTCGCCGGCCGCGACCTGGCCGGCGCCGTGGAGTACGAGGATGACGGCACCATGCCCGCGGACTCCGGCGCCGGGGTGGGTGCAGCCTGA
- a CDS encoding aldo/keto reductase: MTWELQESTEVQESQTVQEGMTAELVPGVEIPLIGLGTWPMTGEEAADAVARAITSGYRHIDTAENYGNEEAVGEGIRRSGIARRDLFLTTKFNRQWHGRAGVREAFGAATRRLGTGYLDLFLIHWPNPSQDRFVEAAEGLAQLAEEGLIRCWGVSNFKPAHLRELQAAGLEIPINQVQIDPEHQQLDQLAFHRGHGIATAAYSPLGRNGSFLSAAAVTGPAEEYGKTPAQVVLRWQVQSGRVAIPKSADDRRQRENLDVFGFALTEAEMAGIDALDTGAPPRLDSDEFGH; this comes from the coding sequence ATGACCTGGGAACTACAGGAAAGCACGGAAGTACAGGAAAGCCAGACAGTACAGGAAGGCATGACGGCGGAACTGGTGCCCGGCGTCGAAATTCCCCTTATTGGCCTGGGCACCTGGCCGATGACCGGCGAGGAGGCCGCCGACGCCGTGGCCCGCGCCATCACTAGCGGGTACCGGCACATCGATACGGCCGAAAACTACGGCAACGAGGAGGCCGTGGGTGAGGGGATCCGCCGCAGCGGCATCGCCCGCCGGGACCTGTTCCTCACCACCAAATTCAACAGGCAGTGGCACGGCAGAGCCGGTGTGCGCGAGGCCTTCGGTGCGGCAACCCGGCGGCTTGGCACCGGGTATCTGGACCTCTTCCTGATCCACTGGCCGAATCCTTCCCAGGACCGGTTTGTTGAAGCCGCGGAGGGGCTCGCCCAACTGGCTGAGGAGGGGCTGATCAGGTGCTGGGGCGTTTCTAACTTCAAGCCGGCCCACCTGCGGGAGCTGCAGGCGGCAGGCCTGGAAATTCCAATCAACCAGGTGCAGATCGATCCCGAACACCAGCAGCTGGACCAGCTGGCCTTCCACCGTGGGCACGGCATCGCCACCGCGGCCTACAGCCCGCTGGGCCGCAACGGCAGCTTCCTCTCCGCTGCTGCCGTCACCGGTCCCGCCGAGGAATACGGCAAGACACCGGCGCAGGTGGTGCTCCGCTGGCAGGTCCAGTCCGGCCGGGTGGCCATCCCCAAGTCCGCCGACGACCGGCGGCAGCGCGAAAACCTCGACGTCTTCGGCTTTGCCCTCACGGAGGCGGAAATGGCCGGCATCGATGCCTTGGACACGGGCGCGCCGCCGCGGCTCGACTCGGACGAATTCGGACACTGA
- a CDS encoding sugar phosphate isomerase/epimerase family protein: protein MSAPRRPLGLAQLSLLNTAPPQLVAIAAEAGFDFIGARVRPVTAAERPYDLQPGSPMLRETLARMADTGVTVRDIEFLLLDGTDQRDAWLAMMAAGQALGAASLTVAASDPDPARLADTLARMTEDGRNHGIVPTLEPISYQAVHSIPDAVALARTAGCNIVVDALHLNRFGAVPGSAQWRDLEANHDLVPLLQLCDGPVTRPADRAALVAESRSERGVPGEGGFDLAALVNAFSADLPVSAEVPSDSTVARLGELGWARKLKAASDTVLQAADNLQKAGSK, encoded by the coding sequence ATGAGCGCACCGCGCCGCCCGCTGGGCCTGGCCCAGCTGTCCCTCCTCAACACCGCCCCGCCGCAGCTGGTGGCCATCGCCGCGGAAGCCGGCTTCGACTTCATCGGCGCCCGCGTCCGCCCCGTCACGGCTGCCGAGCGCCCGTATGACCTGCAGCCGGGGTCGCCGATGCTGAGGGAGACGCTGGCCCGGATGGCCGACACCGGGGTGACGGTCCGCGACATCGAGTTCCTGCTGCTGGACGGCACCGACCAGCGCGACGCGTGGCTTGCCATGATGGCGGCGGGGCAGGCCCTCGGTGCGGCGTCCCTGACGGTGGCCGCGTCCGATCCCGATCCCGCACGCCTTGCCGACACGCTGGCGCGCATGACAGAGGACGGCCGCAACCACGGCATCGTTCCCACCCTCGAGCCCATCTCCTACCAGGCGGTGCATTCCATCCCGGACGCGGTGGCCCTGGCCCGCACCGCGGGCTGCAACATTGTGGTGGACGCACTCCACCTGAACCGCTTCGGTGCTGTCCCGGGGTCCGCGCAGTGGCGGGACCTTGAAGCGAACCATGACCTGGTGCCGCTGCTTCAGCTGTGCGATGGTCCCGTGACGCGTCCGGCCGACCGTGCGGCGCTGGTGGCGGAGTCCCGCTCGGAACGCGGTGTTCCGGGCGAAGGCGGTTTCGACCTGGCCGCCCTGGTCAACGCTTTCTCCGCCGATCTTCCGGTGAGCGCCGAGGTGCCGTCGGACAGCACCGTCGCCCGGCTGGGCGAGCTGGGCTGGGCACGGAAGCTCAAAGCCGCATCGGACACCGTGCTGCAGGCGGCAGACAACCTCCAGAAAGCAGGAAGCAAATGA